In Desulfotignum phosphitoxidans DSM 13687, a single window of DNA contains:
- a CDS encoding GTPase-associated system all-helical protein GASH, whose amino-acid sequence MSDLLKRLNKAGLIEKLDGNDERFAKIELAANKVAEKLKESPLNMIRAVLAGLDPDIPSDDPAITIAADALFEVWTSVRSVHTDPPIFLYRAILLDACNQVAEGLHAVVLSYTATDTLSLVGLGREEVSVRCILTEWARKTEFVSLIVPENTKSKRAPSTKKIEPLVFEKAKAFRVNSDALLNKVAAASGPNYRGNAGENPNPHWTNQPQTWSWEFTDRMTELLADQLDSAMAEIAKKQNELISQLGQHETHQLESVKELLSAQRSWLQENVKQSEEQRKADHLRLNTLWWCEALYSSSLTCSYRELPTVLAGVVMPFDLLNEVQTPTPASVTYALSETVAKLPEAEFVKNYNILGLLNTIQDKCSELPEAWSQALSSPPKEGRLSIRDMVVAILQGEKDTQKLLHQANMEPGFSISLPRLAQAIYRQEQAVRLAGVKQ is encoded by the coding sequence ATCGAATTGGCTGCAAACAAAGTAGCTGAGAAACTTAAAGAATCACCGCTCAATATGATCCGTGCCGTGCTGGCAGGGCTTGACCCAGACATTCCTTCCGATGATCCGGCAATTACGATAGCTGCGGACGCTTTATTCGAGGTCTGGACTTCGGTGCGCTCGGTTCATACCGATCCGCCGATCTTTCTTTATCGCGCAATTTTACTTGATGCATGTAATCAGGTCGCAGAAGGTTTACACGCTGTAGTGCTGTCGTACACCGCAACCGATACCCTTTCTTTGGTAGGCTTGGGGCGTGAGGAAGTCAGCGTTAGGTGTATACTGACAGAGTGGGCGAGAAAGACGGAGTTTGTTTCACTAATAGTTCCTGAGAACACCAAATCTAAACGTGCCCCTTCAACAAAGAAAATTGAACCGCTCGTTTTTGAAAAGGCAAAAGCTTTTAGAGTGAACAGTGATGCACTGTTAAATAAGGTTGCGGCAGCTTCAGGTCCAAATTATCGGGGCAATGCCGGTGAAAATCCTAATCCACACTGGACTAACCAGCCTCAAACTTGGTCTTGGGAATTTACTGATAGAATGACAGAACTTCTCGCCGACCAATTAGATTCAGCTATGGCTGAAATTGCAAAAAAACAAAATGAATTGATTTCGCAACTAGGACAACACGAAACGCACCAACTTGAGTCTGTAAAAGAGCTTTTAAGCGCTCAACGCAGTTGGTTGCAAGAAAATGTCAAACAAAGCGAAGAACAGAGGAAAGCGGATCATTTGAGATTAAACACACTCTGGTGGTGTGAAGCGCTTTACTCTTCATCTTTGACCTGCAGCTATAGAGAACTGCCGACCGTTCTCGCTGGGGTGGTAATGCCGTTTGATCTACTCAATGAGGTTCAGACACCGACCCCCGCTAGTGTGACTTATGCACTTTCTGAAACTGTCGCCAAATTACCTGAAGCCGAGTTTGTCAAGAACTATAATATTCTTGGTCTGCTCAATACCATTCAAGACAAATGCTCAGAATTGCCGGAAGCATGGTCACAAGCCCTATCATCGCCGCCAAAAGAAGGACGGTTAAGCATACGAGATATGGTAGTTGCTATTCTACAAGGGGAAAAGGACACTCAAAAACTCTTGCATCAAGCCAATATGGAGCCAGGCTTTTCAATTAGCCTTCCACGTCTTGCTCAGGCAATCTATCGTCAAGAGCAGGCTGTCAGGTTAGCTGGAGTTAAACAATGA